Part of the Polyangiaceae bacterium genome, TGGTGTTCGTGGGCAAGGTCGCCGAGAACGCCACCGACTACTCGCTCAACAACACGCTCCGGAACATGCTCTGGCTGCCGACCACGCGCGACATGAAGTACAAGGCCAAGCAGGCCATCGACACCTTCTTCGTCCGAATGGGCGACGTGGGCTCGGCGCTGGTCGTGTTCGCACTGGCGCGCCAGCTCGAGCTGGGCGTGAGAGCGTTCGCGCTCTTGAACCTCTTGCTCTGCCTGGCGTGGCTGCTCTTGGCGCGGCGAATCGTCCAGGGCTACGCCGAGCTCTCCGCGCAGGGTGAAAGCGCGCCGGCACGAGCGCCGTTGTGAGCGCAGAGCCAATGACCTCACGCCCGCTCCGAAGCTTCGCTCTCGCCCTGTGCCTGGCTGCCTGCAGCGCCGGCTCCCCACCCCCAGGACCCGTCGTGGCCGAGCCGCCCCCCGCGGATCCCAACGCGCCGGTAGCGAGCCCGCCCGTCGAGCCCGCCGACCCGCCGGCGGCGTCGGAGCCCGGCTTCCCCGGCTCGAGCTGGCGGGTCACGGACCTCGGCGTCTCGGTCCCCGAAGAGTGGCGGAGCTGCAATGCGTCGACTGACTGCACCTTGGTGGTCACGACCTGCTGCGACCAGTGCAACGGCGGCAAGGCGGTCGCGGTGAACGCGGGCCACGCCAAGGACGTGGCCGCGAAATACCCCAAGAGCTGCCAGAACGTCGCCTGCACCGAGCGCGGCTGTCTGACCCGGGCGAGCTGTCAGGAGAGTCGCTGCGTGATGGAGTGGCAGAGCGCCACGCCGTGAGCTGGCTCGTGACGAGCTTTCGTGTGACAATTGCGTGACGAATCGTTGACGAAGAGCGCCACGCATCCCCACTCGGAGCCGAACGCAACCGAGCCGCGCCCCTCTCTACGAGCGCCCGAACGCCCGAGCGACTGGGGCTCCCTCGTCGCCAATCTGTCTCGCGGACGCGACGAGCCGACCTTCCACGTCCATGACAAGACGCACCTCGAGCTGGCGATCGACTACCGGATTCGGCCGGGTCGCGCTCTCGAGTCGTTCGTCTGGGAGGCCTACTTCTTCGCGCCGGAGAGCCTGCGCCTGGACAGCCGCACCTACGACAAGACGGACATCTACACCGATCTTCAGAGCTACGTGCGCTTCGAGGTGCCGGACGTCGCGTTCGGCGACCTCGCCGGCGAGCCCATCGACAAGATCCGAACGGCGCTCGAGGACAGCGACGAGGCGGCGGTGCGGGAGATGCGCCTGTTCGCCTGCCAAGTGCGCGCCGCCGGGGTCGAGCTCCGAGCGCGCATCGTGGACGCGCTCGACGCCGGCGAGCCCGAACGCGAGCGGGCCGAGCAAGCGGCGGCCCGCATGGTCGCGGAGTGCCAGCGCATCACGCCGAGGCTGCGCGAAGCCTTGGCGCCGGCGGCCGAGCGCGGCGATCCGCTCGAGACCGCCGCGAAGTGGGTCGAGGAGGACGTCTCGCGCCTGACCGAGACGCTGCTCGCCACGGTCGCGCAGCGCCTCGCGCGGGCCGGAGCGGCGGAGTCGCTGGTAGAACTGGTCGAGCGCGCGGCGGTGGCGGAGGCCAGGGAACGCGAGGAGCACGGCATCGGTCACACCGGACGCCTGGTGATGAACGCGCGCGAGATCGAGGCGCTGGAGTTCCGGCGCCACTTGCTCAAGCGCTTCACCTCCTCCGTGCTCTGGCTCAGCCCGGAGGTGCGCCCCGCCTCGACCTGGGTGCGCGAGCTCCTGTATGCGGTGGCGGCGTCCGTGGCGATGGCGTTCGCGCTGGGCGCCGCCGTCTGGAACGGCTTCCAGGTCGGCTCCGAAGGCCTGATGACCTGGGTGCTGGTCGGCGTGGTGGCCTACGCGGTGAAGGACCGCATCAAGGCCCTGCTCCAGTCGAAGTTCTCCAGCGTGGTGGACCGGCACTTCCCGGACCGGCGCTGGCGCATCCGCGACCGCGAGCGCGGCGTCGTCCTGGGCGAGATGAACGAGCAGAGCGGCTTCATCCCCGTGGCCGATCTGCCCGCGCCCGTGCTCGTGGCCCGGCGCCTGACCCGCCGGCACGAGCTGGAGGAGCAGGCCCGGCCGGAGACGGTGCTTTTCCACAAGAAGGAGGTGGAGGTCCAGGCCCAGCGCGTGGCGCTGGCCGACCCGCGCTTCTCGGCGCTGACGGAGATCTTCCGCCTCGACGTGAGCCGCTGGCTCTCCCACACCGACGATCCGAAGCGGGACATCGTGTTCGCCGATCCGATCGCCGGAAAGATCGGCTCCGCCAGGGCACCCCGGGTGTACAACCTGGCGGTGGTGTTTCGGCTGCGACGCGAGGGCGAGGACTCCGCGCCGTGGCACCGGCTGCGCGTCGTGGTCTCGCGTAAGGGCATCCGGCGCGTCGAGCGCATCGCGTGAGCTGACCCTCACCCCCGCCAGCGCCGCGCCGCTGCCCCGAGCTCTTGGGCCAGCGAGGGGAACTTCTCCTGCCGCGCCCAGCTCTCCGCAGTCATGCCGTGCCGGTCCAGGAGCGTGGGGTTGGCGCCGCGCTCGAGCAGCACGCGCGCCACGCGCTCCCGCCCCTCCATGGCGGCCTTCATCAGCGCCGTGTGTCCGTCGGCGGTGGTGGCGTCGATGCGCGCTCCGCCGTCGAGCAGGCGGTGGATCACCTCGGGCTGATCCTCGGTCGCGGTGAGGGTGAGCGCGGTGTTGCCGGCCACGTCGCGAAGCTCCGCGCTCGCGCCGCCGCGGAGCAGCGCCGAGACCGTCGCCGCGTGGCCCTGCCAGCTGGCCACGATCAGCGCGGTCTGGTCGGCGATCCCGGCGTGATCCGGGTCCGCGCCGGCCGCGAGCAAGCGCTCGACGATGGGAGCGAAGCCTTGATCGGCGGCCAGCACCAGCGCGGTCCGGCGCTGGAGGTTCTCGGCGTGCGGGTCGGCGCCACGTTCGAGCAGGAGCGCCACCACCTCGAGCTTGCCGGCGAACGCCGCGTGGATGAGCGGCGTGCGGTCGAAGGCGTCGCGCGCGTCCACGTCGAAGCCGGTGTCGAGCAAGCGGCGCACGGAGGCGACGTCACCTTCGGTGCAGGCACGCCGCATCTCGCTCGTCCGAGCCCGCTCGGCGCGCGCGCTCGGGGCCAGGGCGTCGTCGAACCAAGGCGCCGACTGGATGGCCTGGATCAGCTCGATGGCGCGCGCGCTCGTGGCGTCGTCGTGCTGGCCGCGGAGCTCGTCGAGCCCGGCGACCAGGAGCGCCCGGACCTGGCCGTCTCCGCTCTGCTTCTGGTTGTCGAAGAGCGAGCGGTAGGCGTCGAGCAGCTCTCGCCCGTCGTGTCGCTCCCGCCCCAGCTCGAGCAGGCGCGTCGCGAACCGGGTGTTCTCGCCGTCCTTGCCCAGGCGCGAGAGCAGCGCGCAGACAGTGCCCGCACACTGGGCTTCCGCCAGGGAGGCGCCGCTCGAGCGGCGGATCGCCAGGCAGCGCTCACCCCAGAGGAGCACGCCGTCGAGGCGCCCGAGCTTCTGCGCCACCTCGGAGGCCAAGGAGCACAGGTAGGAGCCGTTGGGCTCGGGCAAGGCGAAGCCCACCCCATCGCTCCGGTTCAGGGCTTCCCAGGCTCCCTGCCAGTCGCCGAGGGCGTGCGCCGACTTGATCTCGTAGAAGCGAGCCCAGCCGAGCTCGAGGGGGTCGCGGGTGTCCACCTCGGCGAGCTCGTGGCAGAGCGCTCGCGCCAGGTCGCGCACGCGCGAGTGGTCACCCGCCCGCGAGCAGTCCGAGATCGTCGAGAGCGCCTGATTCACGTCGATGAGCTGCATGGCTCACGCGGAGAGCAAACGCCGGGCCATGGGGATTTCCACGGCCTGCCCGCGCATGCCGGCTGCGGGCGTGCACCATTCGGAAGCGAACGCTCCCGGCGCGTGCAGGTGGTAAGCTCTCGGCCGTGCTCTGCCGCGCGCTGCCCATGCTCGTTTGCATCTGGCTCACTGCTGCCTGCTCCAGCGGCGATCCCAACGTGCCCACCTCCTGCCAGCCCGGCGAGGTCGGCACCTGCAAGGGACCGAACGACTGCCCGGGCACGGCGGTCTGCAACGCCGACGGCCTCGATTTCGGGCCGTGTCAGTGTACGAGCGACGCCGGCTCCGACTGACGGCTCACTTCAGCTTCGCTGACGCGGACAGGGCGAGGGCCTTGACGGCGTCGAGCTTGGTGGTCGCGTCCGGGGAGATGCCGACGGTCGAGTAGCTCAGCTCCGCGACCTTGGTCCCCTGCATCCACGACACGTCCACGCCCCAGGTCGGGTCCGACTCGACGACGCCCTTGTCGCCGATGGCGAAGGGCTCGGCCTTGCTGCCGGGGACGTAGTACTGCTCGCCCTCCCAAACACGGAACTGCAGCGTGTGGCTGTTCGCGTTGGCGTCCGCCCAGCCCCACTGGCACTCGCCCAGGAGCGCCGGATCCACGCTCGGTGCCCCGCTCTCCTTCTCGGCCGTCTGCCCGAACAGCGAGCTCGCGTCGTCCGCCGTGACCACGGCGCAGGCGTCGATCTTGTTCGAGCCGCCGCCGCCCCCGTTGCCGCCTTCGTCGCCACCACAGCCGGTGGTCGACAGAGCCAGCGTCAAGAGCACCCCAATCGTCTTGTCGCGCATGTCTTCGGAGGCGAGGACCGGATTCGAACCGGCGTGTGACGGTTTTGCAAACCGTTGCCTAACCGCTTGGCTACCTCGCCGCGGAGCCCCGGTGGATAGCGCCCCCCGCCGCCTCGGTCAACTCCCCGTGACATCCTCGTGAATTCGACCGGGAGGGTTCTCCCGGGACCCGGTCGGTGTTAGCTCGGCGCCTCGAATGGCCGGCACCTCCGCCACTGCCAGCACGCCCTTCCTGAAGCACACGGACGCGTTCCGGCGCCGGCGTTTCCTGAACTGGTTCCCGCTCGGCGTGACCTACGCGCTCCTTTACATGGGGCGGTACAACCTCACCGTCGCGAAGAACTCGCTCGGCGAGCTGATGACCAAGGAGGACTTCGGCATCATCTTCGGCGCCGGCACCTTCGTCTACGCCTTCGCGTTCCTCCTGAACGGGCCGCTGGTGGACCGCATGGGCGGCCGAAAGGGCATGCTGGCCGCCGCGCTCGGCTCGACGGTCGCGAACCTGGCGATGGGGGTCTACCTCTACCAGGTCGTCGCCTCGGGACAGGCGACCACGGCACCGCTGCGCCTGGTGTTCAGCTTGCTCTACGCGCTGAACATGTACTTCCAGAGCTTCGGCGCCGTTTCCATCGTGAAGGTCAACGCGCACTGGTTCCACGTCACCGAGCGCGGCGGCTTCTCCGGCATCTTCGGCACGATGATCTCGAGCGGGATCTTCCTCGCCTTCACCGTGAACGAGCTGCTCTTGAAGGCCGCCCAGCGCGTCTGGCCCGAGGCGCCCGGACCGAGCGTGGCCTGGGTGGTGTTCGCGGTCCCCGCGGCGCTCCTGGCGCTGTTCTTCGTGGTCGAGCTGTGGCTGCTCCGGGACCGCCCGGGCCAGGCGGGGCACCAGGACTTCGACACCGGCGACGCCTCCTCCGGCGACACCAGCTCGGCGCCCACCCCCGTGATGGAGCTGTACAAGCGCATCCTCACCCACCCGGTGATCATCACCGTGGCGCTGATCGAGTTCTGCACCGGCGTGCTGCGCAACGGCGTCATGCACTGGTTCCCGATCTACGCCAACGAGATCTGGGCGCTGCCGAACGAGCACGCGCTGCGTGGCGGGGCGCTGCTCCTGGCCATGCGCGACGGCACGTGGTCGCCCCTCTGGCCGGCCCTGCCCTGCTTCGGCGTCGCGATCGTGTCGGCCTTGCTCGCCAAGCGCGCGCACGGCACGCGCCGCGGCGCATACGCCGTGGGCGCCGCGCTGGCCTTCCTCGCCCCCTTCCTCCAGGGCGGGTGGGGAGGCCTGCTCATGGTCGCCGGCGTGATCGGCGGCAACGTCGCCGGCTGGGTCAGCGACCTCTTCTTCCAGAGCCGGCGCGGTCCCGCCGCGGCCTTCTTGTACGGCCTGCTCGCGGTGTGCGTGCTGGGGATGGGCTTCTCCCTCGCGGTGCCGACCAACGTGGTGGCCTCGGCAGATCCCAAGAGCGGCCTGGTCGCCGGTGACAAGATCCTGGCCATCGGGGCCGACTCGGCGGTGAGCGGCTGGACCGAGGTCAGGAACGCCGTGGCCTGCGTGCCGGCCATGTGCAAGGACTCGGGCTGGGACGGCGAGAAGTGCATGTGCGTGTCCGCGCTCGCCGCGAAGCCCCAGGAGCCGCGCGAGCCCGTGATCTCCGCGCGCGTGGAGCGCGGCGGCCAGGTCCAAGAGCTCGCGCTGCCGGATCCGAAGGCCAGCCAGCGCGCCGGCGACATGCGCTTCTTGAAGGCACGCCCGGTGCTGCCGCTCAGCCCCTACGTGCTCGGCTGCCTGGTGTTCGTGCTCAGTTTGTGCGTGATCGGGACCCACGGCCTGCTCAGCGGCACGGCCACGATGGACTTCGGCGGGCGAAAAGGCGCAGCCACCGCCGTCGGCGTGATCGACGGCTTCGTCTACCTGGGCACGGCGCTTCAGTCTGTCGCGCTAGGCTTCTTGACGACCAAGTCGTGGACGTATTGGCCGTGGTTCCTGCTGCCCTTCGGCGTGATCGGCTTCTTGCTCTCGTTGCGGATCTGGAGCGCGAAGCCCAAGGCTGGCGGCGGACACTAGGGGGTGTCCCTAATTCGCGCTCGGCTGGCGGCAGCAAGCGCCACGCGACGCTTCCGTTCGGTCGAAACGGCCGGCGCCGGCCCCGGCCGGTCTTCGCACGCACGCCTCACTTTCGGATCGAGATCCGATCATGACCAGGCTGTCCAAGTGATTCCGGGGCTCGGCTGACCGCCGAGCGGGGCGAATCGAGCCGCTCGGTCGCACACCGAACTAGGGACACCCCCTAACGCCGCTCACTTCTGCGGGCTGTCGAGATCCTCGGCTAGGTAGGACAGGATCACCTCGTCCAGCGACTTCTCGCCGATCAGCGGGTCGCCGAAGATGCTGCGGTTGTCGGGCGGAGGCGCGTCGCCGAAGATCGAAGCGGGGCGCGAGATCGAATAGCGGCCAGGCGGCGCGTCGCCGCCCGGCGCTGCCCGGCGGCGCATCAGGGGCGAAGGGGCGCTGAGCGGGGTTCCGAGCGGGGTCGCCGAGCGGGGGACCGCGACCCCAGCGGCCTTCGCGGCCATGGCCTCCACTGCCGAGCCGATCGAGTGCGAGGGCGGCGGCGGGGTGGGGATGCGCGGCCGTGCGGGCACCGGCACGTGCACCTGGGGTTCGGGCTCGGGCTCGGGCGGCTCGGCCTCCGCGCTGGCGATTTGCTCGCGCCACTCGGCGGGCATCGGTGTGGCGATGCGCGCCGCGACCTCCTCGGGGCTCGGCTGAGCGATCGGCGAAGAGGGCAGCTCCTCCGCTACTGCCGGGCTCGGTCGCTCCGACTTGGGCAGGGGGCCGAACGCGGCCTCGATCACGTCGTCCAGCTCGCCGGCGCGCAAGGCGACGAACATCGCCTTGTGCTGCTCCTTCATCATCCGCTTCACGGTGGCGGCCATGTCGGCGTTGCCGACGTGCTCGGAGTAGTCCGTGCGCACGCTCTTCAGGATGCGGCCGCCGTCGCCGAACAGGTGAGTGAAGATGTGCGGCCGCTTGACGCCGCTGTCCTCGGTCTGGATGTGGAAAATGCGCCCGTGGTGCCGCACGTTGTTGTTGAACCCGAGCATGGGAGGCGGGGTCTTGGACACGTGGGAGCTCCGACCGAACGAAAAAAGCGTATCACGGGCGGGTGCCCGGCACACCACGTTGGATCAGGCGCCCTCGTCCAACCGCCGCATGCCTTCGAGCAGGAGCGCCTCGGGACTCTCGGCGATCAGCCGCTGAGGCGCCTCGAAGCTCGGATCGAAGATGAAGGTTCCCTCGCGCAGCTTGAGCATCGCGTACACGGCCTCCGCGCCGCGAGCCCCCCCGAACAGCGCGTTGAAGACGTTGCCGCCGACGAAGTGCAGCTCGCCCACGTCGTTCGCGGTCCGGAGCTTGAGCGAGCCGGTCTTTCGGCCCTGCGTCAGCACCTGCACCAGCTCCGGCAGGCCCATCTCGGCCAGCGAGCCCGAGACGCCTCCGGCCCCGGCGGTCTGCGAGCGCTCCAGGATGGTCTTGATCTTCGCCACCAGGAGGTCGGGGCTCACCGGCTTGGTCAGGTAGTCGGTCGCGCCCGCCTCGAACGCCTTCTGCGCGTCGGAGCCGGCGGTGCGGGCCGTGAGGAACACCCAGGGCAGCTTCAGGCCCCACTGCCGCCGCCTCGCCCAGCCGAGCAACGAGACGCCGTCCATGGGCAGAAGGTCCATCTCGGCGATCACGATCTGGATGTCGCCGCGTTCGAGGAGCTGCATGGCCTGATCCGTGTTGCGCGCCGGTCGCACGTCGAAGCCCTGTTCGAGCATGCGCAGCTCGAGCACCGTCGTCTCTTCCGGATCCGGGTCGACGATCATCGCGACATGGCGCGTGGCCAAGAGCCGCGCGCGCAGGTCGTCACCCGTGATGATGAGCCGGAACAGATCCACGATGTTGGGATCGAAGACGCTGCCGCGGTAGCGCGCCAAGACGTCGCACGCCGCAGCCGGGTCGAGCAGCTGGCGGAACGGATTCTTGGGGTTCTGCGTCAGGTCCGCGTAGGTGTCCGCCACCGCCAGGAGCCGGGCGATGAGCGGGATCTCCTTGCCGTGCAGCGAGCCCGGCAGGCCGTCCCCGTCGTAGCGCTCGTACATGGTCTCGACCGCGGTCGTCACCTCGCGCGGCAGCTTCACCGCTTCCATCAGGCTGGACGGGGCGCGGTACAGCTTCGCGGCGACGGTCCGGTGCTGGTCGTATTGGGCGACGTTGAAGGCGGTGAGGTGATACTCGGTCACCTTGCCCAGATCGTGCAGGTAGCCCGCGATCGAGGCGCTCACGCGCTCGGCGTCGGGCAGCCCGATGCGTTCGGTGATCTTGCGCATCAGGCGGGCGACGTAGGCGGAGTGCCCGCGCATGTCGGCCCGCGTGCTCTCGAGCAGGGAGATCAGCACGTTGAGCGTCTCCATGTACGAGGTCGTGGAGACGGACTCCGCGCCCACCCCGAACGTGCCGCCCCGGAGGTCGTGGCCGGAGAGGATGCGCTCGCGTCCGGGGCGCTCCGCAGACAGGGCCGCGGCCAGGGTCTCGGGGCTGACCAGGTTCCGCTCGTACACGTCGAGCATGCTGGCGAACTGCGCCTGCGCCTGACGGTCGAGCACGGCGAAGGCGTGGATGTCGCCGCTGTACGCCTTGGCGATCGCGGCCTTCACCGCCCGCGGCCGGCCCACGAACGCCCGCACGGTCTTCACTCCGGAGGCGATCTGCGCCTCCTGGAGGGCCTCGGCGTTGTCCGGATCCGCCGTGACCACGGATAGCACGCTCGCCTGGGCGTCGAACAGGACCGGGAAGATCTGGTGCTGCTCGGCCAGGCGCTTCGGCACCTTCTCGACGGCGAACCGATCGACCTCGGCCTTGGACAGCTTCTCGGTCGAGACGAAGCGGGTGCGGTGGAGGTTGGCCAGGTACTTGAGCAGCGAGACCTCGTCGAGCGCACGCAGCTCGAGCAGACACTCCTCGACGCGCTCCCCGGTCCGTTGCACGAACGAGATGGACGCCTCCTGCTGCTCGCGGGTGATGAGGCCGTCGGCCACCATCCGCTCGACAAGTCGCAGGCCGGCTGCGGGGTTCATGAAGCGCGCTTCGACAGGGGAGGAATGAGGAGTATAGCGGACCGGGCGCTCCCCGGGTCCCTCGCCCGCGGCGGGGCGGGCGGGCAAAAGGCCCCGGATCCCCGCCCCCGGCCGCTGGCCGGAAGCCGGCGAAAAAGCCCATCCGAGCGTCGGCTTGACGGACTAGACGGCCGAAGCTAGTAATGCCGCCCCTTTCCAGAGCGGGCAGTCGCTCGCCAGCACAGGAACTCTCTGTCATGCGCCAGACGAAGCGGACGTATTCGGCAAAGCCTGCCGAAGCGCAAGCCACCCGCAAGTGGTGGGTCATCGACGCCAAAGGACAACCTCTCGGCCGCCTCGCGAGCCGGGTCGCCACCGTCCTCTCGGGCAAGCACAAGCCGACCTACACGCGGCACATCGACACCGGCGACTTCGTCATCGTGGTGAACGCGGGCGAAGTGAAGCTCACGGGCAACAAGGCGACGACCAAGCTCTACCACCGCTACAGCGGTCACCCGGGCGGGCTGCGCAGCCGGACGTTCGCGATCGTCAAGGAGTCTCACCCGGAGCTGCCGGTCACCAAAGCGGTGAAGGGCATGCTGCCGAAGAACGTGCTCGGGCGCGAAATGCTCGCCAAGCTCAAGGTGTACGCCGGTGCCGAGCACCCGCACAAGGCGCAGAAGCCCGACGCCCTCGCGCTCTGATGAAAGATCCGAACAATGGCTGAAACGACTTCCATCTACGCCACTGGCAAGCGCAAGACCGCGGTCGCTCGCGTCTGGGTCAAGCCCGGCACCGGGCAGATCAGCATCAACGGCGGTCCCGGCGACGAGTACTTCGAGCGCGAGACCAGCCGCATGATCATGCGCCAGAGCCTCGAGCTGCTCGAGCTCACCGACAAATACGACGTGGCCGCGACCGTCTGCGGCGGCGGCCACAGCGCCCAGGCCGAGGCCATGCGCCACGGCATCGCGCGCGCCCTGACCTCGGAGGATCCGGAGCGCCGCAAGTCGCTCAAGCGCGCCGGCTTCCTCACCCGCGACTCCCGCAAGAAGGAGCGCAAGAAGTACGGTCAGGCGGGCGCCCGCAAGCGCTTCCAGTACAGCAAGCGTTGACCTCCCTCCGAGCGGGCATCGTCGGCGCCAGCGGCTACACCGGCGCCGAGCTCGTGCGGCTCGTCAGCGGGCACCCGAAGCTCGAGCTCGCCTACGTCGGCGCGCGCGAGAAGGCGGGGCAGCGTCTGGGGGACGTGTTGCCCCCCTGCGAAGGAGTGCCAGGCCTGGGCGACCGCGTGCTGGAGGGCTTCGAGCCCGCTCGCGCCGCGGAGCTCGGGAGCCGACTCGACGTCGCCTTCACCGCCTTGCCGCACGCCGCCAGCGCCCGCGCCGGGAAGGCGCTCCTCGAGGCGGGCATTCGCGTCGTGGACCTGTCGGCAGACTTTCGGCTGAAGAGCGCCGAGAGCTACGCGGCCTGGTACGGCGAGCACCCGGCGGTGGAGCTCTTGCCGGAGGCCGTCTACGGGCTGCCGGAGCTCCATCGGGACGAGCTCCGGGGCGCGCGCCTGATCGCGGCGCCCGGCTGCTATCCAACCAGCAGCATCCTGCCGCTGGCACCGCTGCTCTCGGCCTCGCTGGTGGAGCCGGACGGCATCGTCGTGGACAGCAAGAGCGGGGTGAGCGGCGCGGGGCGGAGCGCCAGCGCCGGGACGCACTTTCCCGAGACCGCAGAGGGGCTTCGACCCTACAAGGTCGCCGGGACACACCGCCACGTCCCCGAGATCGAGCAGGAGCTGTCGCGGAGCGCCGGGCGCGCGCTCCACGTGGTCTTCACCCCCCACCTGGCGCCCTTCACGCGCGGCATCCTCACCACGGCGTACGCGCGGGCGAAGCCGGGGACCACGGCCGAGGCGTGCCGCGACGCCGCGCGCGAGGCGTACCGCGAAGGCTTGGTCAGCGTGCTGCCGGAGGGCCGCCTGCCCGACACGCTCTGGGTCCGCGGTTCGGCGCGCGCGTTCGTCGCCTACGCGCTCGACGAGCGCGTGGGCACGCTGGTGGCCATGTGCGCCATCGACAACCTGGCAAAGGGAGCCTCGGCGCAGGCCATCCAGGCCCTCAACGTGTGCTTGGGCCTGCCGGACGCGCTGGGGCTGCCCCTGCTCGGTACATTTCCTTGAAGTGCTACGGGCACCGCGCGCCGCCCTGGTGCACGGTGATCGTCGTCAAGCCGAGCGAACCGTCCAGGGTCACGTAGTGCGGCTTCAGCGCGACGAACCAGTCCACGTGCTTGCCCACGATGGCGCCCCCGGTGTCGTCCGCACTGAAACATCCGTCGTGGACGAAGCTTCCCCAAGGCGTCTCCCCCGGCACGCTGACCCCGTCGAGCTCGGGGACGTAGACCTTCTGGCCGTAAGGGATCTCGGCCTTGTCCACCGCGAACGAGCGGAACGGCACCAAGGCCTTGCCCTGAACGCCGTAGCCCCAAGGGTGCTGGGCATCCGCCACCAGATAGCAGGGCGAGGTCGGACAGTTGCAGCTGCCGTCGTAGTTCAGAATGCGTCCGTCGGAGAGACGACCGGTGCCTTCGAGCTTCAGCGACGCGGCAAACTTCGCTGCTACCGTCGCCAAGAGCTTGCAGCTCTTGTCGTAGAGATTGGTGTCCTTGGCGCCGCTGAACTCTTCCTCGGTGGTGACCCAGTAGTAGGTCAGCTGGAACGCCCCGAGCAGCGCGCCCGGCGGTGGCAGCGCTCCGTCTGGTCCCGCGTCCGACTGAGCCCCGGCCGTGCCGCCCGAACCCGAAGCGCCGCCGCTCGCGCTCCCCGCGACACCAGCACTGCCGCCGGACGCGACACCAGCGCCGCCGCCCGAGCCGCCGCCACTCTGGGCGGAGCCGCCCGAGTCGTCCGAGCCGCACGCTGCGATGGCGAGCAGCGCGGCCAGCGGCGAGAGCCACAGCTTCCGAGACATCGCCCGAGCGTAGCTCATTTCGGCGCACGCGAGCCGACCCCATTGACGGGGCGAGAGCCGGCGCGCTTTGCTCCCGAGTCCTGATGTCGAAGCGCGCGCGCGTCGTGGTCGTCGGGCTGGTGCTCGCCACAGGCGCCCCCGCACGCGCGCAGGTGCCCGCACCGGACACCCCTCCGCCTTCGCCCCCCGCTCCACCGGCCGCCGCCCCGCCGGCGCAGCCGCACGCGCCACCGCCCTCCCCTCCGCCGGGCTACGCGCCGGCGCCGGGCTACTACTACCCGGCCGCGCCGCCGCCACCGCCGCTGCCACCGCCGGACGCCCGGAACCGCGGCGCACACGAGCACGACGGCTTCTTCTTGCGCATGGGGCTCGGCTTCTCTTCGATGCTGACCAAGACCGAGGGAACGCTGGGCCAGACCCAGGCTGGCGGCGATCTCAGCGGCAGCGGCGGCGCGCTCGAGCTGCTCATCGGCGGGACTCCGGCCCGCGGCTTCGTGCTGGGCGGCGGGCTCGTCGCGCACACCTGGATGAACCCGAGCTACCAGGTCGGGGGAAGCTCGGAGCGGCTCGACGACACGGAGCTCGGGCTCTCGTTCCTGGCGCTGTTCGCCCAGCTCTACTTCGACGCAGAAGGCGGCGCCTACGTGCAGGCGCTGGTGGCGGCGGCGGAGGAGACCTATCGCTACGAGGTGGCCGGGGACAAACGCGAGACCGAGCTCGGCGGCGGCGGCTTCGCAATCGGCGGCGGCTACGACTTCTGGGTGGGCGATCA contains:
- a CDS encoding autotransporter domain-containing protein — its product is MSKRARVVVVGLVLATGAPARAQVPAPDTPPPSPPAPPAAAPPAQPHAPPPSPPPGYAPAPGYYYPAAPPPPPLPPPDARNRGAHEHDGFFLRMGLGFSSMLTKTEGTLGQTQAGGDLSGSGGALELLIGGTPARGFVLGGGLVAHTWMNPSYQVGGSSERLDDTELGLSFLALFAQLYFDAEGGAYVQALVAAAEETYRYEVAGDKRETELGGGGFAIGGGYDFWVGDQWSLGPELRLSWASVKHESEGAVTRHKTTALTLSFTATLH